The following coding sequences lie in one Vitis vinifera cultivar Pinot Noir 40024 chromosome 19, ASM3070453v1 genomic window:
- the LOC100262283 gene encoding uncharacterized protein LOC100262283: MDSPQSVVSPFKSSPVSIEPEKQKSDLFVRNPGCLSGGIEVHRKESGMVCNMDAFVGSLEVYIHQARDIHNICIYHKQDVYAKLCLTSDPENAVSTKIINGGGQNPVFNDNLRLSVRTTESSLKCEIWMLSRVKNYLEDQLLGFALVPLSEVLLNNGKLEKEFSLSSTDLFHSPAGFVRLSLSYNGASPEVMAIPALPTALATNEASQDTEISESMPSDYDAIEFPDPKIMNENQLMVSEYFGIPCTNLDSRSSEGTLDNDSHLSSEKLGVQVVESFSEGTIESVQLPKLDSPPSSVSTNGSPSASLPASSVSSDASGTSKSPNEEHVSPPKEKNADTGDGESDSSGGAPCNTFAKPAVTVNIEPEQKMVQQDIVDMYMKSMQQFTESLAKMKLPMDIETEPTNSGNSSSDQKLQAAKNNNNNNNNSRVFYGSRAFF; encoded by the coding sequence ATGGATTCCCCACAATCTGTTGTGTCACCATTCAAAAGCTCCCCTGTCTCCATTGAGCCAGAGAAGCAGAAATCCGACCTTTTTGTCCGAAACCCTGGTTGCTTGTCTGGGGGAATCGAAGTTCACAGAAAGGAAAGCGGCATGGTGTGCAACATGGATGCCTTTGTTGGGTCTCTGGAGGTTTACATACATCAGGCGAGGGACATCCACAACATATGCATTTACCACAAGCAAGATGTCTATGCTAAGCTTTGCCTAACCAGTGATCCCGAAAATGCAGTCTCCACCAAAATTATTAATGGTGGAGGGCAGAACCCAGTCTTCAATGATAATCTCCGGCTCAGTGTCCGAACAACGGAATCCTCTCTTAAATGTGAGATATGGATGCTGAGCAGGGTGAAGAATTATCTTGAGGATCAGTTGCTAGGGTTTGCTTTGGTGCCTCTATCAGAAGTACTGCTCAACAATGGGAAGCTAGAGAAAGAGTTCTCTCTCTCCTCGACTGATTTGTTCCATTCCCCAGCTGGGTTTGTCCGGTTGTCTCTCTCCTATAATGGAGCTTCCCCAGAAGTAATGGCAATTCCTGCACTCCCAACAGCCTTGGCCACAAATGAAGCTTCACAGGATACTGAGATATCTGAGTCCATGCCCAGTGATTATGATGCCATTGAGTTCCCAGATCCAAAGATTATGAACGAAAACCAGTTGATGGTTTCAGAGTATTTTGGTATCCCGTGTACAAATTTAGACTCGCGGAGCTCTGAAGGGACTTTGGATAATGATAGTCACCTTAGTTCAGAAAAACTAGGGGTTCAGGTTGTGGAAAGCTTCTCAGAGGGTACTATTGAATCCGTCCAACTTCCAAAGCTTGATTCTCCCCCTAGTAGTGTATCTACTAATGGATCTCCATCTGCTTCTCTTCCTGCAAGCTCTGTGTCCTCTGATGCTTCGGGGACTTCAAAATCCCCAAATGAAGAACATGTTTCACCTCCAAAGGAGAAGAATGCAGATACTGGAGATGGTGAGAGCGATTCCTCAGGTGGTGCTCCATGCAATACATTTGCAAAGCCTGCTGTGACCGTGAACATTGAGCCAGAGCAAAAGATGGTGCAACAGGATATTGTAGACATGTACATGAAAAGCATGCAGCAATTCACCGAGTCTCTGGCAAAGATGAAACTCCCAATGGACATTGAAACTGAACCAACTAATTCAGGAAACTCTAGCTCTGATCAGAAACTACAAGCAGCtaagaacaacaacaacaacaacaacaactccCGAGTGTTCTATGGGAGTAGAGCTTTCTTCTGA
- the LOC100246876 gene encoding protein TORNADO 1 produces the protein MAASQNFRDLQWVLQVIKSGNISLHSISFYLSQPTSGCYQETENSMNVNISKDSILYFSQLLTVLATAKDSQESLRNLEFHHVEWEAQQLRNLGMVLENNLNIKQLMFRRNRLNVECLWELSEILKRNGVIKEIMFSESAIGAAGAGLLASALKVNDSLEELQIWEDSIGSKGAEELSKMIEVNSTLKLLTIFDSNSITATPLISAVLARNRAMEVHIWSGEKGEKSSKVVEFVPENSTLRIYRLDISGACRVACALGWNSTVKSLDLTGVRLRSRWAKEFRLVLEQNQSLKEVTLSKTCLKDKGVVYVAAGLFKNQSLESLYLDGNWFTGIGVEHLLCPLSRFSALQYQANVTLKSVTFGGGRTKIGRDGLAAILQMLTTNQSVTRLGIQDDESLRQEDIVKIFRSLERNATLRHLSLQGCKGVGGELVLQTIMETLQVNPWIEDIDLTRTPLQNSGQTDGIYQKLGQNGRTEPEIDLLKDMPLTVPKSCRVFFCGQEYAGKTTLCNSISQNFSSSKLPYMDQVRTLVNPVEQAVRTAGMKVKTFKDEDTKISIWNLAGQHEFYSLHDLMFPGHGSASFFLIVSSLFRKPTNRESKTPAEIEEDLQYWLRFIVSNSRRAAQQCMLPNVTVVLTHYDKINQPSQDFQATVNSIQRLRDKFQGFVDFYPTVFTVDARSSASVSKLTHHLRKTSKTVLQRVPRVYELCNDLIQILSDWRTENYNKPAMKWKEFDELCQVKVPSLRIRSRHDNKEKVGMRRRAIANCLHHIGEVIYFNELGFLILDCEWFCGEVLGQLIRLDARKQSTTENGFITRKELEKILRGSLQSQIPGMGSKVFENLEASDLVRMMLKLELCYEQDPSDPNSLLLIPSILEEGRGRPQRWQLIAPDCVYSGRHLECDDSSHMFLTPGFFPRLQVHLHNRVMGLKHQHGATYSLEKYLILININGIYVRIELGGQLGHYIDILACSTKNLTETLRLFQQLIIPAIQSLCHGVTLHESIIRPECVRNLMPPRYRKTQFVPLQVLKQALLSVPAEGMYDYQHTWASVSDSGRPILRAGFDFARDLLSDDDFREVLHRRYHDLYNLAVELQVSPEANTDGLDNPASAMEEQDKVEPTFGGIAKGVEAVLQRLKIIEQEIRDLKQEIQGLRYYEHRLLIELHRKVNYLVNYNVQLEERKVPNMFYFVRTENYSRRLVTNMISGMTALRLHMLCEFRREMHVVEDQMGCEMMHIDNMTVKSLAPYMKKFMKLLTFALKIGAHLAAGMGEMIPDLSREVAHLVEPSLMYGAAGAVAAGAVGAAAVSRVAGSSSRNRARSLGGESTRDFHQDLRAAQQWVVDFLRDRRCSTGREIAEKFGLWRVRYRDNGQIAWICRRHMNTRSHEIIEVPI, from the exons ATGGCTGCAAGCCAGAATTTCAGAGATCTTCAATGGGTTCTGCAAGTGATCAAATCAGGAAACATCAGCCTCCATAGCATTTCCTTCTACCTTTCTCAGCCAACTTCAGGCTGCTACCAAGAAACAGAGAACTCCATGAATGTAAACATTTCTAAGGACAGCATTTTGTACTTTTCACAACTCCTGACAGTGTTAGCAACTGCCAAGGACTCCCAAGAATCATTGAGAAACTTGGAGTTTCATCATGTTGAATGGGAAGCGCAGCAACTTCGCAATCTTGGAATGGTGCTGGAGAATAACTTGAACATCAAGCAGCTTATGTTTAGGAGAAACAGGCTCAATGTGGAGTGTTTATGGGAGTTATCTGAAATTCTGAAGAGAAATGGAGTCATCAAGGAAATCATGTTCTCTGAATCAGCTATTGGGGCTGCTGGAGCTGGGTTACTTGCTTCTGCACTTAAGGTGAATGATAGCTTGGAAGAGTTGCAGATATGGGAAGACTCAATTGGCTCAAAGGGGGCAGAGGAGCTCTCAAAGATGATTGAAGTAAACTCCACTCTGAAGCTGTTGACAATCTTTGACTCCAACTCAATCACAGCAACTCCCCTAATTTCTGCAGTTTTAGCAAGGAACAGAGCGATGGAAGTTCATATCTGGAGtggagaaaaaggagaaaagagtTCCAAGGTTGTTGAGTTTGTACCCGAGAACAGCACGCTTCGAATTTATAGGCTTGACATTTCAGGTGCTTGCAGAGTTGCTTGTGCTCTGGGGTGGAACTCAACAGTGAAATCACTTGATCTGACTGGAGTCCGGTTAAGATCCCGGTGGGCTAAGGAGTTCCGGTTGGTTTTGGAACAAAACCAGAGCCTCAAAGAAGTGACCCTATCAAAAACTTGCCTAAAGGACAAGGGAGTTGTATATGTTGCAGCTGGGCTTTTCAAGAACCAGAGTTTGGAAAGCTTGTACCTAGATGGAAACTGGTTTACTGGGATAGGAGTAGAGCATTTGCTCTGCCCTTTGAGCCGGTTCTCAGCTCTGCAATATCAAGCAAACGTGACTCTGAAGTCGGTAACTTTTGGAGGCGGAAGAACAAAGATAGGAAGGGATGGGCTTGCAGCCATCTTACAGATGCTAACAACCAACCAAAGCGTGACGCGGTTGGGGATACAGGATGATGAGAGCTTGAGACAGGAAGATATCGTCAAAATCTTCAGGAGCTTGGAAAGGAATGCCACTTTGAGACACTTGTCCTTGCAGGGATGCAAAGGGGTCGGAGGAGAGCTGGTGCTGCAGACAATAATGGAAACCTTGCAGGTAAATCCTTGGATTGAGGACATTGATCTCACAAGAACACCACTTCAGAATTCAGGTCAGACAGATGGAATTTACCAAAAGTTAGGCCAGAATGGGAGGACAGAGCCTGAAATTGACCTGCTCAAGGACATGCCACTAACAGTGCCCAAGAGCTGCAGAGTCTTCTTTTGTGGCCAAGAATATGCAG GTAAAACTACACTTTGTAATTCCATTTCACAGAATTTCTCGTCTTCGAAGCTTCCCTATATGGATCAAGTGAGAACTCTAGTGAACCCTGTTGAGCAAGCTGTTAGAACAGCAGGAATGAAAGTAAAAACCTTCAAAGATGAAGACACAAAGATTTCTATATGGAATCTTGCTGGTCAGCATGAGTTCTATTCCCTTCATGACCTCATGTTCCCGGGGCATGGTAGTGCATCATTCTTCTTGATTGTATCCAGTCTGTTCAGGAAACCAACCAACAGAGAATCAAAAACCCCAGCAGAGATAGAGGAGGACCTTCAGTATTGGCTCAGGTTCATAGTCTCCAACTCAAGAAGAGCAGCACAACAATGTATGCTGCCAAATGTAACTGTGGTCCTCACACACTATGACAAAATCAATCAACCATCACAGGACTTCCAAGCTACTGTGAATTCAATTCAGAGATTGAGAGACAAGTTTCAAGGTTTTGTTGACTTCTATCCAACCGTGTTCACGGTCGATGCTAGATCATCTGCCTCAGTGAGTAAACTCACCCATCACCTTCGAAAGACGAGCAAGACCGTGCTCCAAAGAGTCCCCAGGGTTTATGAGCTTTGCAATGATCTGATACAAATTCTCTCAGACTGGAGAACAGAGAACTATAATAAACCAGCCATGAAGTGGAAAGAGTTTGATGAGCTATGCCAGGTTAAGGTTCCATCCTTGAGAATCCGATCAAGACATGACAATAAAGAAAAGGTAGGGATGAGGAGGAGGGCTATTGCTAATTGTCTTCATCACATAGGCGAGGTGATTTACTTCAATGAGCTGGGGTTTCTGATCTTAGATTGTGAGTGGTTCTGCGGTGAAGTACTTGGCCAACTAATACGACTAGATGCTAGAAAGCAAAGCACAACAGAGAATGGATTCATCACCAGGAAAGAATTGGAGAAGATTCTTAGAGGAAGTCTACAAAGTCAGATTCCTGGAATGGGATCAAAGGTTTTTGAGAACTTGGAGGCCAGTGACCTTGTAAGGATGATGCTGAAACTGGAACTTTGTTATGAACAAGATCCATCAGACCCCAATTCACTGCTACTGATCCCCTCAATCCTAGAAGAAGGCAGGGGAAGGCCACAGAGATGGCAGTTGATTGCACCCGATTGCGTTTATTCAGGGAGACATCTTGAGTGTGATGATTCAAGCCACATGTTCCTCACGCCAGGCTTCTTTCCCCGTTTACAG GTGCATCTCCACAACAGAGTCATGGGGTTGAAGCACCAACATGGAGCAACCTACAGTCTTGAGAAGTACCTCATCTTGATAAATATTAATGGTATCTATGTCAGAATCGAACTTGGAGGGCAGTTGGGTCACTACATTGATATCCTTGCGTGTTCCACCAAGAACCTCACAGAAACCTTAAGACTCTTCCAACAGCTCATAATCCCAGCAATCCAAAGCCTCTGCCATGGCGTTACGCTGCATGAAAGTATTATCAGGCCGGAATGTGTCAGAAATCTAATGCCCCCAAGATACCGAAAAACCCAATTTGTTCCTCTACAAGTATTGAAACAAGCACTACTTTCGGTTCCTGCAGAGGGTATGTATGATTATCAGCACACTTGGGCTTCAGTTTCAGACTCTGGCAGACCTATTCTGAGAGCCGGGTTTGATTTTGCTCGAGACCTCCTATCAGATGATGATTTTCGGGAAGTGCTTCACCGGAGGTATCATGACCTGTACAACCTTGCAGTGGAACTGCAAGTCTCACCAGAGGCCAACACAGATGGACTAGATAATCCTGCATCTGCCATGGAAGAACAAGACAAAGTTGAACCAACATTTGGTGGTATTGCTAAGGGGGTGGAAGCAGTTTTGCAGAGACTGAAGATCATTGAACAGGAAATCAGAGATTTGAAGCAAGAGATCCAAGGGCTGAGGTACTATGAACATAGACTCCTAATTGAGCTCCACCGCAAAGTGAACTACCTGGTGAACTACAACGTCCAACTCGAGGAAAGGAAAGTGCCTAACATGTTCTACTTTGTTAGAACAGAAAACTACTCAAGGAGATTGGTCACCAACATGATTTCTGGAATGACTGCACTTAGGCTGCACATGTTATGCGAATTCAGGCGGGAAATGCATGTCGTTGAAGATCAGATGGGGTGTGAAATGATGCACATTGACAACATGACTGTGAAGAGCCTGGCTCCATACATGAAGAAGTTCATGAAACTGCTGACATTTGCTCTCAAGATTGGAGCCCATTTAGCAGCTGGTATGGGAGAGATGATCCCAGATTTGAGCAGAGAAGTTGCTCATCTTGTTGAACCTTCACTCATGTATGGGGCAGCAGGGGCTGTTGCAGCTGGGGCTGTTGGGGCTGCAGCTGTTTCACGTGTAGCTGGTAGCAGCAGCAGAAACAGGGCCAGGTCCTTGGGTGGAGAAAGTACAAGGGACTTTCACCAAGATCTAAGAGCAGCACAGCAATGGGTTGTGGACTTCTTAAGGGACAGGAGGTGCTCAACTGGAAGAGAAATTGCAGAGAAGTTCGGACTATGGAGAGTGAGATACAGAGATAACGGACAAATTGCATGGATATGTCGAAGGCATATGAACACAAGATCACATGAAATAATTGAGGTTCCCATTTGA
- the LOC100267443 gene encoding heterogeneous nuclear ribonucleoprotein 1 isoform X2, translated as MESDLGKLFIGGISWDTDEDRLKEYFRTYGEVVEAVIMRDRTTGRARGFGFVVFADPAVAERVVMDKHMIDGRTVEAKKAVPRDDQHLLNRNTGSIHGSPGPGRTKKIFVGGLASTVTESDFKKYFDQFGTINDVVVMYDHNTQRPRGFGFITYDSEEAVERVLHKTFHELNGKMVEVKRAVPKEHSPGPSRSPLVGYNYGLGRNNNFLNNYGQGYNMSSVGSYGIRMDGRFNPVASGRSGFPPFGAPGYGMGMNLEQGLSPSYSGNSSFSNNPGYGRILNPYYSGNSNRYSTPIGYNAGNGRSDSVLNSTPRNVWGNGSLNNATNPASPGAYLGSGGGNFGVSFGNGGANWGSSPIPAQGGGSALGFTSGSLNYGSGDSSYGLGGGGYGRNSSTGVAAASSFAPSTGGYEGSYEELYRSGSVYNDSTWRTPTSELDGPGSFSYGLGNAASDVTANSAEDYIGSYSVANRQSNRGIAA; from the exons ATGGAATCAGATCTTGGGAAGCTCTTCATCGGTGGGATTTCATGGGACACAGATGAAGATCGTCTTAAGGAATATTTTAGAACATATGGAGAAGTGGTGGAGGCTGTGATAATGAGGGATCGTACAACTGGTCGTGCTCGTGGCTTTGGGTTTGTCGTCTTTGCGGATCCTGCTGTTGCTGAAAGGGTGGTTATGGATAAACATATGATTGATGGTCGAACT GTTGAAGCAAAGAAGGCTGTTCCTAGGGATGATCAGCACCTTCTGAACAGAAACACCGGTAGCATTCATGGATCTCCAGGTCCAGGACGTACTAAAAAGATTTTTGTTGGAGGTTTAGCATCCACCGTTACGGagagtgattttaagaagtacTTCGATCAATTTGGTACAATTAATGATGTTGTGGTGATGTATGATCATAACACCCAGAGGCCAAGGGGCTTTGGATTCATTACTTATGATTCTGAGGAAGCAGTGGAGAGAGTTTTACACAAAACCTTCCATGAACTTAATGGAAAAATGGTTGAAGTCAAGCGAGCAGTTCCAAAAGAACACTCACCAGGACCCAGCCGGAGCCCTTTGGTTGGATATAACTATGGTTTGGGTAGGAACAACAACTTCCTTAACAATTATGGTCAGGGATATAACATGAGTTCAGTTGGAAGCTATGGAATCAGGATGGATGGTAGATTTAATCCAGTTGCTAGTGGTCGAAGTGGGTTTCCTCCATTCGGTGCTCCAGGTTATGGAATGGGTATGAATTTGGAACAGGGGTTGAGCCCGAGCTACAGTGGGAATTCTAGTTTCAGTAACAATCCTGGATATGGACGGATATTGAACCCTTATTATAGTGGCAATTCAAACAGGTACAGTACTCCTATTGGGTATAATGCAGGTAATGGAAGAAGCGATTCCGTTTTAAACTCAACACCTCGGAATGTTTGGGGAAATGGGAGCCTTAACAATGCCACAAACCCTGCTAGTCCTGGTGCTTACTTGGGCTCTGGAGGTGGGAATTTTGGAGTCTCATTTGGAAATGGTGGGGCAAATTGGGGCTCTTCTCCTATTCCAGCTCAAGGTGGTGGGAGTGCTCTGGGCTTCACCAGTGGAAGTCTCAATTACGGGAGTGGAGATAGTAGCTATGGGTTGGGAGGGGGAGGGTATGGAAGAAACAGTAGCACAGGTGTAGCCGCAGCATCATCATTCGCCCCATCAACTGGGGGTTATGAAGGGTCTTATGAGGAGTTGTACCGCAGCGGTTCAGTTTATAATGATTCAACTTGGCGAACTCCCACATCTGAGCTAGATGGTCCTGGCTCGTTTAGTTATGGACTGGGCAATGCAGCTTCAGATGTTACTGCTAATAGTGCTGAGGATTACATTGGAAGTTATAGTGTTGCAAATAGACAATCAAATAGAG GAATTGCTGCCTAG
- the LOC100267443 gene encoding heterogeneous nuclear ribonucleoprotein 1 isoform X1: protein MESDLGKLFIGGISWDTDEDRLKEYFRTYGEVVEAVIMRDRTTGRARGFGFVVFADPAVAERVVMDKHMIDGRTVEAKKAVPRDDQHLLNRNTGSIHGSPGPGRTKKIFVGGLASTVTESDFKKYFDQFGTINDVVVMYDHNTQRPRGFGFITYDSEEAVERVLHKTFHELNGKMVEVKRAVPKEHSPGPSRSPLVGYNYGLGRNNNFLNNYGQGYNMSSVGSYGIRMDGRFNPVASGRSGFPPFGAPGYGMGMNLEQGLSPSYSGNSSFSNNPGYGRILNPYYSGNSNRYSTPIGYNAGNGRSDSVLNSTPRNVWGNGSLNNATNPASPGAYLGSGGGNFGVSFGNGGANWGSSPIPAQGGGSALGFTSGSLNYGSGDSSYGLGGGGYGRNSSTGVAAASSFAPSTGGYEGSYEELYRSGSVYNDSTWRTPTSELDGPGSFSYGLGNAASDVTANSAEDYIGSYSVANRQSNRGNTFCLFS from the exons ATGGAATCAGATCTTGGGAAGCTCTTCATCGGTGGGATTTCATGGGACACAGATGAAGATCGTCTTAAGGAATATTTTAGAACATATGGAGAAGTGGTGGAGGCTGTGATAATGAGGGATCGTACAACTGGTCGTGCTCGTGGCTTTGGGTTTGTCGTCTTTGCGGATCCTGCTGTTGCTGAAAGGGTGGTTATGGATAAACATATGATTGATGGTCGAACT GTTGAAGCAAAGAAGGCTGTTCCTAGGGATGATCAGCACCTTCTGAACAGAAACACCGGTAGCATTCATGGATCTCCAGGTCCAGGACGTACTAAAAAGATTTTTGTTGGAGGTTTAGCATCCACCGTTACGGagagtgattttaagaagtacTTCGATCAATTTGGTACAATTAATGATGTTGTGGTGATGTATGATCATAACACCCAGAGGCCAAGGGGCTTTGGATTCATTACTTATGATTCTGAGGAAGCAGTGGAGAGAGTTTTACACAAAACCTTCCATGAACTTAATGGAAAAATGGTTGAAGTCAAGCGAGCAGTTCCAAAAGAACACTCACCAGGACCCAGCCGGAGCCCTTTGGTTGGATATAACTATGGTTTGGGTAGGAACAACAACTTCCTTAACAATTATGGTCAGGGATATAACATGAGTTCAGTTGGAAGCTATGGAATCAGGATGGATGGTAGATTTAATCCAGTTGCTAGTGGTCGAAGTGGGTTTCCTCCATTCGGTGCTCCAGGTTATGGAATGGGTATGAATTTGGAACAGGGGTTGAGCCCGAGCTACAGTGGGAATTCTAGTTTCAGTAACAATCCTGGATATGGACGGATATTGAACCCTTATTATAGTGGCAATTCAAACAGGTACAGTACTCCTATTGGGTATAATGCAGGTAATGGAAGAAGCGATTCCGTTTTAAACTCAACACCTCGGAATGTTTGGGGAAATGGGAGCCTTAACAATGCCACAAACCCTGCTAGTCCTGGTGCTTACTTGGGCTCTGGAGGTGGGAATTTTGGAGTCTCATTTGGAAATGGTGGGGCAAATTGGGGCTCTTCTCCTATTCCAGCTCAAGGTGGTGGGAGTGCTCTGGGCTTCACCAGTGGAAGTCTCAATTACGGGAGTGGAGATAGTAGCTATGGGTTGGGAGGGGGAGGGTATGGAAGAAACAGTAGCACAGGTGTAGCCGCAGCATCATCATTCGCCCCATCAACTGGGGGTTATGAAGGGTCTTATGAGGAGTTGTACCGCAGCGGTTCAGTTTATAATGATTCAACTTGGCGAACTCCCACATCTGAGCTAGATGGTCCTGGCTCGTTTAGTTATGGACTGGGCAATGCAGCTTCAGATGTTACTGCTAATAGTGCTGAGGATTACATTGGAAGTTATAGTGTTGCAAATAGACAATCAAATAGAGGTAACaccttttgtttattttcataa
- the LOC100252011 gene encoding probably inactive leucine-rich repeat receptor-like protein kinase IMK2: MKSRREFNLAFKMLIWVVFSSLLVMVCEGGQLLKSQFFFNFIQAVDPENILGIGWNGSLPHPCMLQRKGVKCNSQAEAIVDIRLENLNLSGIIDADSLCKLPFLRVVSLAKNLIRGSIPESISLCTSLTYLNLSSNLLNGSVPGALTGMKNLRSLDISHNHLLGKIPDFDKHLYKFSLKSNEFLVNETRSLVTMSQGPSPKPETSEARHEKGIRIWASYAPVVICIGFFLLFAFFVNKKAVRSAKEKEILKSLGASPLKSPRTKTTDEVKPEKACSELVFFVGEHARFRLEDLLESAADLQSQSLCSSLYKVTLKNDAVYAVKRVRKLQGGFEEFGQTMRRIGNLRHPNILPLVCYNSSKEEKLLIYNYQRNGSLQTLLENYIEGKREFPWRHRLSIACGIARGLDFIHQKTDHWESIPHGGIKLSNILLNENEEPLISEYGYSKFLDPKTASLYSSNGYTAPERGLSEEGDVFSFGVILLELLTGKTVEKSALDLPKWVKSMVREEWTGEVFDKEVNRAAKQWAFPMLNISLKCVAHFPENRPSVAEVLEKIEEVVNAQGDIDASPDSSIESNYQDGCLLHTVIPETWDTPGSNS; encoded by the exons ATGAAGAGCAGGCGAGAATTCAATCTGGCTTTCAAGATGTTGATATGGGTTGTGTTCTCTTCTCTTTTAGTCATGGTATGTGAGGGAGGTCAGTTGCTGAAATCTCAattcttcttcaacttcattCAAGCTGTTGATCCTGAAAATATACTTGGGATTGGCTGGAATGGGTCGCTGCCACATCCATGTATGCTTCAGAGGAAGGGTGTGAAATGCAATTCTCAGGCCGAGGCCATAGTAGACATAAGGCTTGAGAACTTGAACCTTAGTGGGATAATTGATGCAGACTCCCTTTGCAAGCTCCCATTTCTGAGAGTTGTCAGCTTGGCAAAGAATCTCATTCGGGGAAGCATTCCCGAGTCCATATCACTCTGCACAAGCTTGACTTATTTGAATCTGAGCAGCAATCTTTTGAATGGGAGTGTGCCTGGGGCTCTGACTGGTATGAAGAATCTCAGGAGCTTGGACATCTCTCACAATCATCTTCTGGGAAAAATCCCCGATTTCGACAAGCATCTGTATAAGTTTTCCCTGAAATCAAATGAATTCCTGGTGAATGAAACCAGGAGCTTGGTGACCATGAGCCAAGGACCAAGCCCAAAGCCAGAGACTTCAGAGGCTAGACATGAAAAGGGGATTAGAATTTGGGCAAGCTATGCACCAGTAGTTATCTGCATTGGATTCTTCTTGTTGTTTGCATTTTTTGTGAACAAGAAGGCTGTAAGATCAGCAAAGGAGAAGGAGATCCTGAAATCACTTGGAGCATCTCCTCTGAAAAGTCCTAGAACCAAGACTACAGATGAAGTGAAGCCAGAAAAAGCATGCTCAGAGCTTGTGTTCTTTGTTGGGGAGCATGCAAGGTTTAGACTAGAAGATCTGCTAGAGTCTGCAGCAGACTTACAAAGCCAGAGCCTTTGCAGCAGCCTATACAAGGTAACACTTAAGAATGATGCAGTTTATGCTGTCAAGAGAGTGAGGAAGTTGCAGGGAGGCTTTGAGGAGTTCGGCCAAACAATGAGGCGGATCGGGAACTTGAGGCATCCAAACATTCTACCCCTTGTCTGTTACAATTCCTCCAAGGAAGAAAAACTTCTGATATACAATTACCAAAGAAATGGGAGCCTCCAAACCCTTCTTGAGA ATTATATCGAGGGAAAGAGGGAGTTCCCATGGAGACATCGGCTGTCCATAGCCTGTGGGATTGCGCGGGGTTTGGACTTCATACATCAGAAGACTGATCACTGGGAGAGCATCCCTCACGGGGGTATCAAACTTTCAAACATCCTGTTGAATGAAAACGAGGAACCTTTAATAAGCGAATATGGATATTCAAAATTCCTAGATCCCAAGACAGCTTCCCTCTACTCCTCCAATGGTTACACAGCTCCAGAGAGAGGTTTATCAGAAGAAGGAGATGTGTTCAGCTTTGGGGTGATTCTCCTAGAGTTGCTAACAGGAAAAACTGTGGAAAAGAGTGCATTAGACCTCCCCAAATGGGTGAAGTCCATGGTGAGGGAGGAATGGACTGGAGAGGTCTTTGACAAGGAGGTTAACAGGGCAGCAAAGCAGTGGGCATTTCCAATGCTGAACATCTCCCTCAAGTGTGTGGCACATTTCCCTGAAAACCGGCCATCCGTAGCAGAAGTCCTGGAGAAGATAGAGGAGGTGGTCAATGCCCAGGGAGACATTGATGCCTCACCTGATTCTTCCATTGAATCCAACTACCAAGATGGCTGTTTGCTTCACACTGTCATACCAGAAACCTGGGACACACCAGGCTCTAATAGCTGA